Proteins from a single region of Urocitellus parryii isolate mUroPar1 chromosome 4, mUroPar1.hap1, whole genome shotgun sequence:
- the LOC113200806 gene encoding olfactory receptor 52L1-like — translation MFFLALTGNGILLFLVWTEHSLHQPMFLFLAMLSFVDLVLSLSTLPKMLAIFWFDATAISSYSCLSQMFVIHAFSAMESGVLVAMAFDRFVAICNPLHYATILTPVVVTKIGGLVVLRGVGLTIFFPSLAHRLPYCGSHTIAYTYCEHMAVVKLACGATTVDNLYAFTVAVFLGVGDVAFIAYSYGQIVKTVMRIPSPEARAKAVSTCTAHVCVIFFFYGPGFLSVVMQRFGPPTASAAKVILANLALSSSIGSHCLWG, via the coding sequence ATGTTTTTCTTGGCACTGACTGGGAATGGCATCCTGCTTTTTCTCGTCTGGACAGAGCACAGTCTTCACCAGCCCATGTTTTTGTTTCTGGCCATGCTGTCTTTTGTTGACCTGGTCCTCTCCCTTTCCACTCTGCCCAAGATGCTGGCTATATTTTGGTTTGATGCTACAGCCATCAGCTCCTACTCCTGCCTTTCCCAGATGTTTGTCATCCATGCATTCTCTGCCATGGAGTCAGGGGTGCTCGTGGCCATGGCTTTCGACCGCTTTGTGGCTATCTGTAATCCACTGCATTATGCAACCATCCTGACCCCAGTTGTTGTCACCAAGATTGGGGGCCTGGTGGTGCTGCGAGGTGTAGGGTTGACCATCTTCTTTCCAAGTTTGGCTCATCGACTGCCCTACTGTGGCTCGCACACGATTGCCTATACCTACTGTGAACATATGGCAGTGGTAAAGCTGGCCTGTGGGGCCACCACTGTGGACAACCTCTATGCTTTTACAGTGGCAGTCTTTCTTGGTGTCGGGGATGTGGCCTTTATTGCCTACTCCTATGGGCAGATTGTGAAGACTGTGATGCGTATTCCTTCACCTGAGGCACGTGCAAAAGCAGTCAGCACGTGCACAGCTCACGTCTGCGTCATCTTCTTCTTTTATGGACCAGGCTTTCTTTCTGTGGTCATGCAGCGCTTTGGGCCACCCACAGCCTCTGCTGCCAAGGTCATCCTTGCTAATCTTGCTCTTTCCTCCAGCATTGGATCCCATTGTCTATGGGGTTAA